One Streptomyces sp. NBC_01217 genomic region harbors:
- the trxA gene encoding thioredoxin translates to MPTVELTKDNFEETVTGSDIVLIDFWAAWCGPCRMFGPVYEKAAARHPDIVFGKVDTEAQPELAGAFQISSIPTLMAVRDRTVLYSQPGALPPQALEELIGRIRAVDMEDVHRQAADSAGAN, encoded by the coding sequence ATGCCGACCGTTGAACTGACCAAGGACAACTTCGAGGAGACCGTCACCGGTTCGGACATCGTGCTGATCGACTTCTGGGCCGCGTGGTGCGGGCCGTGCCGGATGTTCGGCCCCGTCTACGAGAAGGCGGCCGCGCGCCACCCCGACATCGTATTCGGCAAGGTCGACACCGAGGCACAGCCCGAACTCGCCGGGGCCTTCCAGATCTCGTCCATCCCCACGCTCATGGCCGTCCGCGACCGGACCGTCCTGTACTCGCAACCAGGCGCACTGCCGCCACAGGCGCTGGAGGAGCTCATCGGCAGGATCCGGGCCGTCGACATGGAGGACGTGCACCGGCAGGCCGCAGACTCGGCGGGAGCGAACTGA
- a CDS encoding peroxiredoxin → MTVSEQPASSANAGLPLIGDRAPDFEAESTHGPVRLADYAGRWLVLFSHPADFTPVCTTEFVAFTELADEFAARNTALLGNSVDSVHSHLAWTRAIEDKLGVRVPFPIIADLDTRVSRAYGMLHPNTSGTAAVRAVFVIDPEQTVRAVLHCPMNAGRMIPEILRLVDALQTSDRDGVSCPANWHPGEDVVLGAPRTQAELDARLADDSVKLTDWYLATRPVTPA, encoded by the coding sequence ATGACCGTCTCCGAACAGCCAGCCTCGTCCGCCAATGCCGGTCTGCCGCTCATCGGGGACAGAGCACCGGACTTCGAGGCCGAGTCCACGCACGGGCCCGTCCGGCTCGCCGACTACGCCGGCCGGTGGCTGGTGCTCTTCAGCCACCCGGCGGACTTCACCCCGGTGTGCACCACCGAGTTCGTCGCCTTCACCGAACTCGCCGACGAGTTCGCCGCCCGCAACACCGCCCTGCTCGGCAACTCCGTGGACTCCGTCCACAGTCATCTCGCCTGGACCCGCGCGATCGAGGACAAGCTGGGTGTGCGCGTTCCGTTCCCGATCATCGCCGACCTGGACACGCGCGTCTCGCGCGCCTACGGCATGCTCCACCCGAATACCTCGGGCACCGCCGCCGTACGCGCCGTCTTCGTCATCGACCCGGAGCAGACCGTACGGGCGGTGCTGCACTGCCCGATGAACGCCGGACGCATGATCCCCGAGATCCTGCGGCTCGTCGACGCCCTGCAGACCTCCGACCGCGACGGCGTCTCCTGTCCCGCCAACTGGCATCCCGGCGAGGACGTCGTCCTCGGCGCCCCGCGCACCCAGGCGGAACTGGATGCCCGGCTGGCCGACGACAGCGTCAAACTCACCGACTGGTACCTGGCGACGAGGCCCGTCACGCCGGCCTGA
- a CDS encoding class I SAM-dependent methyltransferase, producing MDAAGWDERYRGSELVWKAAPNRFVGEELADLKPTGRAVDLAAGEGRNAVWLAERGWEVDAVDFSAVALEKAERLASDRDVRLRTVRADLTLWAPPEATYDLVLIAYLHLPWPDMAQVLPRAATAVREGGTLLLVGHDAANPEHGHGGPQDPRVLYTAEQVAGLWRPYADILRAETVTRAVTDGDGYSRTALDALVRAVRR from the coding sequence ATGGACGCAGCAGGCTGGGACGAACGGTACCGGGGCAGCGAACTGGTATGGAAGGCAGCGCCCAACCGGTTCGTCGGAGAGGAGCTGGCCGACCTGAAGCCGACCGGGCGGGCCGTCGACCTCGCCGCCGGGGAGGGGCGCAACGCGGTCTGGCTCGCGGAGCGGGGCTGGGAGGTGGACGCTGTCGACTTCTCCGCCGTAGCACTGGAGAAGGCCGAACGGCTGGCCTCCGACCGGGATGTGCGGCTGCGTACCGTCCGCGCCGATCTCACACTCTGGGCGCCCCCGGAAGCAACGTACGACCTGGTACTCATCGCGTATCTGCACCTGCCGTGGCCGGACATGGCCCAGGTACTGCCCCGGGCCGCCACTGCCGTACGCGAGGGCGGAACCCTGCTGCTCGTGGGCCACGACGCGGCCAATCCCGAGCACGGTCACGGCGGCCCGCAGGACCCACGCGTGCTGTACACCGCCGAGCAGGTCGCCGGCCTGTGGCGGCCGTACGCCGACATCCTGCGGGCCGAGACGGTCACCCGGGCGGTGACCGACGGCGACGGCTACAGCCGTACAGCCCTCGACGCCCTCGTACGCGCTGTACGGCGATGA
- a CDS encoding sulfite exporter TauE/SafE family protein, producing the protein MIAVIIAASLLIGVSLGILGGGGSILTVPILIYLAGMETKEAIATSLFVVGVTSAAGVVSHARAGRVRWRTGLLFGLAGMTGAYAGGRLAEFIPGTVLLLAFALMMIATAVAMIRGRKQHPKKVHHELPVLHVLLEGIVVGLVTGLVGAGGGFLVVPALALLGGLPMTVAVGTSLLVISMKSFAGLAGYLASVHIDWGFAALVTATAVVGSLLGGLLAGRIPQDALRKSFGWFVAVMGVFVLGQQISSDLRHTLLTSPLTWAFVAAAAGIVFSWYMLRRTDGRTPERAGGTSMPPDDASGRTVSRPIPAETVRSNGTTSSSLDT; encoded by the coding sequence GTGATCGCCGTCATCATCGCCGCGTCACTGCTCATCGGGGTCAGCCTCGGCATCCTGGGCGGCGGCGGGTCCATCCTGACCGTGCCCATCCTGATCTACCTGGCCGGAATGGAGACCAAGGAGGCCATCGCCACCTCGCTGTTCGTCGTCGGCGTCACCAGTGCCGCCGGGGTCGTCTCACACGCCCGCGCCGGACGCGTCCGCTGGCGTACGGGTCTGCTCTTCGGTCTGGCCGGCATGACCGGCGCCTACGCGGGCGGGCGGCTGGCCGAGTTCATCCCCGGCACCGTCCTGCTGCTCGCGTTCGCCCTCATGATGATCGCCACCGCCGTCGCCATGATCCGGGGACGCAAGCAGCACCCGAAGAAGGTCCACCACGAACTCCCCGTGCTCCATGTCCTGCTGGAAGGCATCGTCGTGGGCCTGGTCACCGGACTCGTCGGCGCGGGCGGAGGCTTCCTGGTCGTACCCGCCCTGGCCCTGCTGGGCGGACTGCCCATGACTGTCGCGGTCGGCACCTCACTGCTGGTCATCTCCATGAAGTCCTTCGCCGGCCTGGCCGGTTACCTTGCCAGCGTGCACATCGACTGGGGGTTCGCCGCCCTCGTCACGGCGACCGCCGTCGTCGGCAGCCTGCTCGGCGGTCTGCTCGCCGGACGCATCCCGCAGGATGCACTGCGTAAGTCCTTCGGCTGGTTCGTCGCCGTCATGGGCGTGTTCGTCCTCGGCCAGCAGATCAGCTCCGACCTGCGTCACACCCTGCTGACCAGCCCCTTGACATGGGCCTTTGTGGCCGCGGCGGCGGGAATCGTGTTCAGCTGGTACATGTTGCGCAGGACCGACGGACGAACCCCGGAGCGGGCAGGCGGCACCTCGATGCCGCCGGACGACGCAAGCGGGCGGACTGTCTCACGCCCCATCCCTGCTGAGACCGTGCGAAGCAATGGCACCACCTCGTCATCGCTCGACACGTAG
- a CDS encoding rhodanese-like domain-containing protein, translated as MTTHADKPRLDPATLRDLPRDGGGPRLLDVRTPGEFRTAHIPGSYNVPLDTLREHRAELLNHLDEDVILICRSGARAAQAEQALAEAGLPSLRVLDGGVMAWETAGGPLARGPERWDLERQVRLVAGTLVLVSGVAGLFLPGLHLIGTAVGAGLAVAALTHTCAMGMLLSKLPYNRGPRTDIGTVVAALRSAP; from the coding sequence ATGACCACCCACGCCGACAAACCACGGCTCGATCCCGCAACCCTGCGCGACCTGCCCCGGGACGGTGGGGGCCCGCGCCTGCTGGACGTGCGTACGCCCGGCGAGTTCCGCACCGCCCACATCCCCGGCTCCTACAACGTCCCCCTCGACACCCTGCGCGAGCACCGCGCCGAACTCCTCAACCACCTCGACGAGGACGTCATACTCATCTGCCGCTCCGGCGCCCGCGCCGCCCAGGCCGAACAGGCCCTGGCCGAAGCCGGACTGCCCAGCCTGCGCGTCCTCGACGGTGGCGTCATGGCGTGGGAGACCGCCGGAGGCCCGCTCGCCCGAGGCCCCGAACGCTGGGACCTGGAACGCCAGGTGCGCCTGGTCGCCGGCACCCTCGTCCTGGTGAGCGGCGTCGCGGGCCTGTTCCTGCCCGGACTGCACCTGATCGGCACGGCGGTCGGGGCCGGGCTGGCCGTCGCCGCGCTCACCCATACCTGCGCAATGGGCATGCTGCTGTCGAAGCTGCCCTACAACCGCGGCCCGCGCACCGACATCGGCACGGTCGTCGCCGCCCTGCGGAGCGCCCCGTGA
- a CDS encoding MBL fold metallo-hydrolase, which produces MFFAQYYLDCLSQASYMIADETTGKAVVVDPRRDVSEYLTDAAEHGFTIEAVVNTHFHADFLAGHLELADRTGAWIGYGQRAEAEYPIRKLTDGERINLGDITLQILETPGHTPESISILVHEHAADTVPYGVLTGDALFIGDVGRPDLLASIGVTADELGRMLYDTIQNKLMALPDAVRVFPAHGAGSACGKNLSTQRQSTIGEQRATNYACRPMSEQKFVELVTAGQPSAPAYFVYDAILNRKEHGLFDAAAAPRPLSVEEFMQRRAGGAVVVDARSPQDFAPGYLRGSVNVPADGRFAEQAGMVVAPEQDVVVIAPQDREEEVVTRLARIGFDKVGGYLREPEGAFPSLADEMEQASRLTSDELRRLLDSDEPPLVLDVRNTAEREEGFIEGSLHIPLAELARRIDEIPAGLPLVVHCAGGHRSSIAASLLRHQGRTDVSDLLGGYGAWLALPASADV; this is translated from the coding sequence ATGTTCTTCGCCCAGTACTACCTCGACTGCCTCTCCCAGGCGTCGTACATGATCGCCGACGAGACCACCGGCAAGGCCGTCGTCGTCGACCCCCGCCGTGACGTGTCCGAATACCTCACCGACGCCGCCGAGCACGGCTTCACCATCGAGGCGGTCGTCAACACCCACTTCCACGCCGACTTCCTCGCCGGCCACCTGGAACTCGCCGACCGCACCGGTGCCTGGATCGGCTACGGACAGCGCGCCGAGGCCGAATACCCCATCCGCAAGCTGACCGACGGCGAGCGGATCAACCTCGGCGACATCACCCTGCAGATCCTCGAAACCCCGGGCCACACACCGGAGTCGATCAGCATCCTGGTCCACGAGCACGCCGCCGACACCGTCCCCTACGGCGTCCTCACCGGCGACGCCCTGTTCATCGGCGACGTCGGCCGGCCCGATCTGCTCGCCTCCATCGGCGTGACCGCCGACGAACTCGGCCGCATGCTCTACGACACCATCCAGAACAAGCTGATGGCACTGCCCGACGCCGTCCGCGTCTTTCCCGCACACGGCGCCGGATCCGCCTGCGGCAAGAACCTCTCCACCCAGCGCCAGTCCACCATCGGCGAGCAGCGCGCCACCAATTACGCCTGCCGGCCCATGAGCGAGCAGAAGTTCGTCGAGTTGGTCACTGCGGGCCAGCCCTCAGCCCCCGCCTACTTCGTCTACGACGCCATCCTCAACCGCAAGGAGCACGGCCTGTTCGACGCGGCCGCAGCGCCCCGGCCGCTGTCGGTCGAGGAGTTCATGCAACGGCGCGCGGGCGGAGCGGTCGTGGTCGACGCCCGCTCGCCGCAGGACTTCGCCCCGGGGTATCTGCGCGGCTCGGTCAACGTGCCCGCGGACGGGCGATTCGCCGAGCAGGCCGGCATGGTCGTCGCCCCCGAGCAGGACGTCGTCGTCATCGCGCCGCAGGACCGCGAGGAGGAGGTCGTCACCCGGCTCGCCCGGATCGGCTTCGACAAGGTCGGCGGCTACCTGCGCGAGCCCGAGGGCGCCTTCCCCTCGCTGGCCGACGAGATGGAGCAGGCCAGCCGCCTGACCTCCGACGAGCTGCGCCGCCTGCTCGACAGCGACGAACCCCCGCTGGTCCTGGACGTGCGCAACACCGCCGAGCGCGAAGAGGGCTTCATCGAGGGCTCCCTGCACATCCCGCTGGCCGAACTCGCCCGCCGTATTGACGAGATCCCGGCCGGCCTGCCCCTTGTCGTCCACTGCGCGGGCGGCCACCGCTCCTCCATCGCCGCCAGCCTGCTGCGCCACCAGGGCCGCACCGACGTCTCCGACCTGCTCGGCGGCTATGGCGCCTGGCTCGCCCTGCCCGCATCGGCCGACGTCTGA
- a CDS encoding NAD(P)/FAD-dependent oxidoreductase: MATTPSPSDTPIAGRHRVAVIGGGSAGISVAARLRRAGVTDITLIEPSDTHWYQPLWTLVGGGQAPLRTSHRPEGSVIPDGVRWIRRRAQAVDPEARTVTLSGGDELTYEYLVMAPGLQLDWDGVPGLATAVGHDRVSSNYAPEYAPRTWELIKGMRSGTAVFTHPATPLKCGGAPQKIAYLAADHWRKRKVLDDIRVILVIPDPAMFKVPAWSQALEKVAARYGIEVRLRSEMTAVDGDGREVTVTDHANGTKETIAYDFLHAVPPQSAPGWVKASPLADPASAQGFVAADKHILQHPLYDNVFAVGDVANLPTSKTGAAVRKQAPAVAGNLLDLMEGRSPSHRYDGYTSCPLVTARDRMLLAEFDYDLNPTPTFPLLDPFKERRMMWLFKRYGLPPVYWHGMLTGRL; this comes from the coding sequence ATGGCCACCACCCCCTCGCCCTCCGACACGCCGATCGCCGGCCGCCACCGCGTCGCAGTCATCGGCGGCGGCAGCGCCGGCATCAGCGTCGCCGCCCGCCTGCGCCGCGCCGGCGTCACCGACATCACCCTGATCGAGCCGTCCGACACCCACTGGTACCAGCCTCTGTGGACCCTGGTCGGCGGCGGCCAGGCACCCCTGCGCACCTCGCATCGTCCCGAGGGCTCGGTGATACCGGACGGGGTGCGCTGGATCCGCCGCCGCGCCCAGGCCGTCGACCCCGAGGCCCGCACGGTGACCCTGTCCGGCGGCGACGAACTCACCTACGAGTACCTGGTCATGGCGCCTGGTCTCCAACTCGACTGGGACGGTGTGCCGGGCCTGGCCACGGCCGTCGGCCACGACCGGGTGAGCAGCAACTACGCGCCCGAGTACGCCCCGCGCACCTGGGAGCTGATCAAGGGGATGCGCTCCGGTACGGCCGTCTTCACCCATCCGGCCACCCCGCTGAAATGCGGCGGTGCCCCGCAGAAGATCGCCTATCTGGCCGCCGATCACTGGCGCAAGCGGAAGGTCCTGGACGACATCCGCGTCATCCTGGTCATCCCCGACCCGGCGATGTTCAAGGTGCCCGCCTGGTCGCAGGCTCTGGAGAAGGTGGCCGCGCGGTACGGCATCGAGGTGCGGCTGCGCTCGGAGATGACCGCCGTCGACGGCGACGGCCGCGAGGTCACCGTCACCGACCATGCGAACGGCACGAAGGAAACCATCGCCTACGACTTCCTGCACGCCGTACCGCCGCAGAGCGCACCCGGCTGGGTCAAGGCGAGCCCGCTCGCCGACCCCGCGAGCGCCCAGGGCTTCGTCGCCGCCGACAAGCACATCCTCCAACACCCCCTCTACGACAACGTCTTCGCCGTCGGCGACGTGGCGAACCTGCCCACCTCCAAGACCGGCGCCGCAGTGCGCAAGCAGGCTCCGGCCGTGGCCGGCAACCTGCTCGACCTGATGGAGGGCCGTTCGCCGTCGCACCGGTACGACGGCTACACCTCCTGTCCGCTGGTGACCGCCCGCGACCGGATGCTGCTCGCCGAGTTCGACTACGACCTGAATCCCACGCCCACGTTCCCGCTGCTCGACCCCTTCAAGGAGCGGCGCATGATGTGGCTGTTCAAGCGGTACGGGCTGCCGCCGGTGTACTGGCACGGCATGCTCACCGGCCGCCTCTGA
- a CDS encoding rhodanese-like domain-containing protein produces MARETTQEAFATAWADGGLVIDVREEDEYAAGHVPGARLMPLRSVPAQCGELPNDRPVYVICASGNRSKTAADWMNSRDIDAYSMPGGTGAWVRAGHPIAAGRHEHAA; encoded by the coding sequence GTGGCTCGCGAGACAACGCAGGAGGCGTTCGCCACGGCCTGGGCCGACGGCGGGCTCGTGATCGACGTACGGGAGGAGGACGAGTACGCGGCCGGACACGTGCCGGGCGCGCGACTGATGCCGCTGCGCTCCGTGCCGGCCCAATGCGGTGAACTGCCCAACGACCGGCCTGTGTACGTGATCTGCGCCAGCGGCAACCGCAGCAAGACCGCCGCCGACTGGATGAACTCCCGTGACATCGACGCCTACTCCATGCCCGGTGGCACCGGTGCATGGGTCCGCGCCGGGCACCCGATCGCAGCCGGACGCCACGAGCACGCAGCCTGA